In the genome of Anaerolineales bacterium, the window CAGTGAGCGCATGAGTTCAATATTGTGCATATGGAAATCCTCCTTGTCATAAGAAAACCCCCACACCTTTACAGGAGGGGGGTTTTAATGTATGTGTCGTATCGTCTACATGATCGCGTTTTGGTCGCCGTCGACGTTGAAGAGATGCATGCTGTCCATGTCGAAGACGCACTCGACGGTGTCGCCGACCTTGAACGCCGTTCGTGGATCGATCCGTCCGATGAAGCTGTTATCGCCGCTTATGAAGTGCATGAATATCTCGTTGCCCATCAACTCGGTCACTTCTACTTTCGCTTCGACCGGTGAGGCGTATACGGGCGGGGAGAACGTCGGGTCGTGCACGTCGTCCGGGCGGATGCCGAAGATGACCTGCTTGCCGGCGTGAGGCATGTATCGATCCACCTTCGATGGCGGAACATTGACGTGGAACGTGTCCGCATCGATGACCAGCGATCCATCGGATTTCTCCAGCGTTGCCTTGAAGAAGTTCATCGCCGGTGAACCGATGAAGCCTGCCACGAAGACGTTCGACGGGCGATCGTAGAGTTCCTGCGGCGTATCGACCTGCTGAAGGACGCCGCCTCGCATCACGGCGATGCGGTCGGCCATCGTCATGGCCTCGGTCTGATCGTGCGTCACGTAGATGAAAGTCGTCTTCAGGCGGTGATGCAGCTTGCTGATTTCGGCCCTCATTTGAACTCTCAATTTCGCATCCAGGTTCGAGAGGGGCTCGTCGAACAGGAAGACCTGCGGTTCGCGCACGATGGCTCGGCCAACGGCGACGCGCTGTCGCTCGCCACCGGATAACTGGCGAGGTTTTCGATCTAAGAGGTGCTCGATGCTGAGAATGTCTGCGGCTTCCTTAACGCGCCGTTTGATCTCTTCCTTGGGTGTCTTGCGAAGCTTGAGGCCAAAAGCCATGTTGTCGAACACGGACATGTGTGGGTACAACGCGTAGGACTGAAACACCATGGCGATGTCCCGATCTTTTGGCTCGATGTCGTTGACGATGCGATCTCCGATGGCGATCGTTCCTTCGTCGATCTCCTCGAGACCTGCGAGCAGGCGAAGACCGGTGGTCTTACCGCATCCTGACGGCCCGACCAGTACTAGGAACTCCCTGTCGATGATGTTGAGGTTCATATCGTTTACTGCAGTTACGTCTCCGAAATGCTTACTTACGTGGGTATAACTTACGGTGGCCATGGGCCGTCTTCCTCCTTCTTTTGGGTATCGTGCCACCATTATACACGCATCCAAAGCAACATAAAAGATTTAAAGCCCCTCATGTTGACGCTGTATATCCTCTCTGGTATAGTCGTCCTCGTGTACAAGACACCGGGTCAATCCAATCAAAACGGAAAAACGCCGCATAGATTTCGTGGACTCGTCCGCTGGCTCCAGCCAGGCTTGGGGGTCAAGCGTTGGTTTGTGATTCTGATCGTCGGCGTGGCCTTGATCGGATTGGGCGTTGCGGTGATTTTGCTCGATATTTATCGAAACCATCCACAATCCCCATGGCTCGCTATGTTAAGCCTTCGCGATCTGCCGCGCTGGCTGCGTGCGGTCGTGCTTGCAATCTTCGGTTTCTTGCTGACCTTTTTTGCTGTTCTGAGGCTCAACCGCACGTTGCTTGCGCCGTATCTCCGTCCAGGAAAGCCTTTGGTGGAAGCCGTCGCCCGGCATCGGCGTCTGGGCCGCGGCCCGAAGATCGTCGCCATCGGTGGAGGTACCGGGTTGTCCACGCTGCTGCGTGGTCTGAAAAAGCACACCGGCAATCTGACCGCCATCGTGACGGTCGCAGACGATGGTGGTTCCTCCGGAAGGCTGCGTCAATCGTTGGGACTGCCCCCGCCGGGTGACATTCGCAACTGCCTGGCCGCTTTGTCTGACGATGAAGATCTACTGACGCAGCTGTTTCAATATCGCTTTCTCGAAGGAGAAGAATTGAACGGCCACTCCTTCGGAAATCTCTTCATCGCCGCTCTGGCAGGTGTGACCGGCAGTTTCGATCAAGGTATCCTGGAGACGGGACGCGTGCTGGCGATACACGGTCAGGTACTGCCTTCCACGCTGGATGACGTCGCTTTATCGGCCGATAAAGCTCCTGCACTTGCCGACAGAGCGGTACGCGTGGAGGGCGAGAGCCGCATCCCCGATATTCCAGGTAGGATACAAAGGGTGCAGCTCGAGCCCAACGATCCACCCGCATATCCCGGTGCGATCCAGGCTATTCTGGCTGCGGACATGATCGTGGTTGGCCCGGGAAGCCTGTATACCAGCGTACTGCCCAACCTGCTGGTTCCGGACATCGTCCAGGCCATCCAGGCTTCCAGCGCCTTTAAAGCGTACGTTTGCAACGTGGCGACCCAGAAGGGGGAAACGGAGGGTTATAATTGTCAGCAGCATCTGGAGGCCATCGAAAATCACGTCGGGTTGGGGTTGGTGGATTTGATCGTGGCCAACGATGGTAATCTGGATGCCAAGCCGGATGGGACCGAAATGGTCCAGCCCGTGTTCGATGGAAATTCGCTGGTCCAACTCTATACCGCAGATTTGGTCGACGTCGATCGGCCCTGGCGGCACGATGCGCAGAAATTGGCCGAAGCGTTGATCGCGCTACTGGAAGAACGAACCGGCCCGTTGGATCTGCCGTCGATGGATGAACAAGATACTAATCCGGATCTGAATTGATCCGTAGAAAATAGGAGTGAAATTATGGCAACACGAGTAGGAATCAATGGCTTAGGCCGAATCGGACGACAAGTCCTGAAGATCATGAAGGAGAAATATCCGGACGTCTTCGACGTCGTGGCCTTCAACGATCTCGGTGATTTGAATACGATGGCGCACCTTTTCCGCTACGACTCGAACTACGGTCGTTACGAAGGCACGGTAGAGGTCCAACAAGACGGTTTGACGATCGAAGGCGACTTCATCAAGGCGCTGTCTGAACCAGATCCCGCGAAACTACCCTGGAAAGACATGGGTGTGGAAATCGTCATCGAGGGTACGGGTGTATTTCGATCGCGTGAAGGCGCCTCCAAACATCTGGAGGCCGGTGCGAAAAAGGTGATCATCACCGCACCTGCGAAGAACCCGGACTTGACCGTCGTATTGGGGGTCAACGATGGAGATTACGACCCCAGCAAGCACAACATCATTTCCAACGCCTCGTGCACGACGAACTGCCTCGCGCCTCCGGCAAAGGTCATTCAGGACAACTTCGGTATCGAGAAGGGCTTGATGACCACAATCCATGCGTATACCAACGACCAGAGAATTCTGGATCTACCGCACAAGGACTTGCGGCGTGCGCGCGCCGCGGCGCTCAACATCATTCCGACGACGACGGGCGCGGCGAAAGCGGTGGCGCTGGTAATCCCCGAATTGGAAGGGAAATTCGACGGTTACGCGCTGCGGGTGCCGACCCCAACGGTCTCGATCGTGGATTGCGTCGTGCTGCTGCAGAATGAAGCGACCACGGAAGACCTGCACACCGCGATGCGCAAGGCGGCTGAAGGTCCGATGAAGGGCATCCTCGCGTTCTCGGAGGAACCCCTGGTCAGCATGGACTATAAAGCGGACGATCATTCCAGCATCGTCGACGCTCAGTTCACCTTCGTGATGGGCGGCAACATGGCGAAATTGGTCACGTGGTACGACAACGAGTGGGGGTATTCGGTGAGAACTGCAGATCTCGCCAATCTAATTTCGAAATCTCTGTAAATCCATGAAGCGCGGCGCGCCTGGCAATCCGGGTGCGCCGCGTTGAGGT includes:
- the ugpC gene encoding sn-glycerol-3-phosphate ABC transporter ATP-binding protein UgpC; its protein translation is MATVSYTHVSKHFGDVTAVNDMNLNIIDREFLVLVGPSGCGKTTGLRLLAGLEEIDEGTIAIGDRIVNDIEPKDRDIAMVFQSYALYPHMSVFDNMAFGLKLRKTPKEEIKRRVKEAADILSIEHLLDRKPRQLSGGERQRVAVGRAIVREPQVFLFDEPLSNLDAKLRVQMRAEISKLHHRLKTTFIYVTHDQTEAMTMADRIAVMRGGVLQQVDTPQELYDRPSNVFVAGFIGSPAMNFFKATLEKSDGSLVIDADTFHVNVPPSKVDRYMPHAGKQVIFGIRPDDVHDPTFSPPVYASPVEAKVEVTELMGNEIFMHFISGDNSFIGRIDPRTAFKVGDTVECVFDMDSMHLFNVDGDQNAIM
- a CDS encoding YvcK family protein, whose amino-acid sequence is MLTLYILSGIVVLVYKTPGQSNQNGKTPHRFRGLVRWLQPGLGVKRWFVILIVGVALIGLGVAVILLDIYRNHPQSPWLAMLSLRDLPRWLRAVVLAIFGFLLTFFAVLRLNRTLLAPYLRPGKPLVEAVARHRRLGRGPKIVAIGGGTGLSTLLRGLKKHTGNLTAIVTVADDGGSSGRLRQSLGLPPPGDIRNCLAALSDDEDLLTQLFQYRFLEGEELNGHSFGNLFIAALAGVTGSFDQGILETGRVLAIHGQVLPSTLDDVALSADKAPALADRAVRVEGESRIPDIPGRIQRVQLEPNDPPAYPGAIQAILAADMIVVGPGSLYTSVLPNLLVPDIVQAIQASSAFKAYVCNVATQKGETEGYNCQQHLEAIENHVGLGLVDLIVANDGNLDAKPDGTEMVQPVFDGNSLVQLYTADLVDVDRPWRHDAQKLAEALIALLEERTGPLDLPSMDEQDTNPDLN
- the gap gene encoding type I glyceraldehyde-3-phosphate dehydrogenase, producing MATRVGINGLGRIGRQVLKIMKEKYPDVFDVVAFNDLGDLNTMAHLFRYDSNYGRYEGTVEVQQDGLTIEGDFIKALSEPDPAKLPWKDMGVEIVIEGTGVFRSREGASKHLEAGAKKVIITAPAKNPDLTVVLGVNDGDYDPSKHNIISNASCTTNCLAPPAKVIQDNFGIEKGLMTTIHAYTNDQRILDLPHKDLRRARAAALNIIPTTTGAAKAVALVIPELEGKFDGYALRVPTPTVSIVDCVVLLQNEATTEDLHTAMRKAAEGPMKGILAFSEEPLVSMDYKADDHSSIVDAQFTFVMGGNMAKLVTWYDNEWGYSVRTADLANLISKSL